A genomic segment from Nasonia vitripennis strain AsymCx chromosome 1 unlocalized genomic scaffold, Nvit_psr_1.1 chr1_random0009, whole genome shotgun sequence encodes:
- the LOC100677967 gene encoding uncharacterized protein LOC100677967 — MSQEKKKYLFSNAPFTNHARRKMRSTIKNTLFPNTDIPDATNNDLLENTDQLSDNEEDMNVEMSVDYGASRLLQVVTDTNDESDILSYSSDEELLKILEGNDNEDSNGFNKLFNDTNFFESLNLTVDVFEVFCVK; from the exons atgtcacaagaaaaaaagaaatacttATTTAGTAATGCACCTTTTACTAACCATGCAAGAAGAAAAATGAgatcaacaataaaaaatacattg tttCCAAATACTGATATTCCTGATGCAACGAACAATGACTTATTGGAGAATACAGATCAACTATCTGATAATGAGGAGGATATGAACGTGGAAATGTCAGTCGATTATGGAGCCTCAAGACTATTACAAGTA gtCACTGATACTAATGATGAGTCTGATATATTGAGTTATTCGAGCGATGAAGAACTGCTAAAGATTTTAGAAGGAAACGACAATGAAGATTCTAACGGTTTTAACAAGTTGTTTAACGATAcaaacttttttgaatctcTTAATTTAACTGTTGATGTCTTTGAAGTATTCTGTGTCAAATAA
- the LOC100680517 gene encoding putative uncharacterized protein DDB_G0282133 isoform X2 — protein MAFTMPTFSDSCQQSNANTQKDKNLTSLSTLPLKEVRVDLEHINIPNKYTPKPANINNTDKQTNDAKQQAASPRNSDASTPQSSRSSSPLSVQRTKFNCRRSLSFEKFLCSTSQRKQPPSPLPSQNDREPLTLRSEYENTDNNGNENRNSIADDNLSLSFNDDNDNRIAPSNIDAELMPSQRNDEAVNNNNANETAANGNNENDDNEHDQVTDADNNEELGIQRTYKRTNEFILDCIFYYENAREGDAFQEKQKRYTVTENGEIYLGENISIDRTVWEFMHVEKPSYFIVTIAKHLWGGHLRLANRAFDLTNGAKNIPGRSPVKLVEKNLLRLLISLYYDYLKKKQKFH, from the exons atGGCTTTTACGATGCCAACTTTTTCTGATTCTTGTCAGCAAAGTAATGCAAATACgcaaaaagataaaaatttaacTAGTCTGAGTACATTACCATTGAAAGAGGTCCGTGTAGATCTAGAACATATAAACATTCCTAACAAATATACACCAAAGCCAGCTAACATTAATAATACAGACAAG cAAACCAATGATGCCAAACAACAAGCAGCGTCACCTAGAAATTCAGATGCTTCTACACCACAGAGCAGTCGATCAAGTTCACCTTTGTCAGTGCAACGCACAAAATTTAATTGCAGGCGttctttgagttttgaaaagtttttatGTAGCACATCTCAGAGAAAACAACCTCCAAGCCCACTACCTTCACAGAATGACAGAGAACCTCTGACTTTGCGATCTGAGTACGAGAATACTGACAATAATGGAAATGAAAACAGGAATAGCATAGCTGATGATAATCTTTCATTATCTTTTAATGATGACAATGATAATAGAATTGCACCTAGTAATATTGACGCTGAATTAATGCCTTCTCAAAGAAATGATGAAGCCgttaataacaataatgctAATGAAACAGCAGCTAATGGAAATAACGAGAATGATGATAATGAACATGATCAAGTTACCGATGCTGATAACAATGAAGAATTAG GAATTCAACGAACATACAAAAGAACAAATGAATTTATTCTAGATTGCATTTTTTACTATGAAAATGCAAGAGAAGGTGATGCATTTCAAGAAAAGCAAAAACGTTACACAGTTACTGAAAATGGAGAG ATATACCTTGGTGAAAATATAAGCATCGATAGGACAGTATGGGAATTTATGCATGTAGAGAAGCCATCATACTTCATCGTAACTATTGCTAAGCATCTTTGGGGTGGACACTTGCGCTTAGCTAATAGAGCATTTGATCTAACTAACGGTGCAAAGAATATTCCAGGCAGATCTCCGGTGAAACtagtagaaaaaaatttactacgACTTCTAATTA gttTGTATTATGactatcttaaaaaaaaacaaaaatttcactAA
- the LOC100680517 gene encoding probable WRKY transcription factor protein 1 isoform X1 has translation MAFTMPTFSDSCQQSNANTQKDKNLTSLSTLPLKEVRVDLEHINIPNKYTPKPANINNTDKQTNDAKQQAASPRNSDASTPQSSRSSSPLSVQRTKFNCRRSLSFEKFLCSTSQRKQPPSPLPSQNDREPLTLRSEYENTDNNGNENRNSIADDNLSLSFNDDNDNRIAPSNIDAELMPSQRNDEAVNNNNANETAANGNNENDDNEHDQVTDADNNEELGIQRTYKRTNEFILDCIFYYENAREGDAFQEKQKRYTVTENGEIYLGENISIDRTVWEFMHVEKPSYFIVTIAKHLWGGHLRLANRAFDLTNGAKNIPGRSPVKLVEKNVCIMTILKKNKNFTNSERAVHLNQAIDHIRYAIRNLRAAEIKKAIAEDREAKINRIKRKKLRYNYQGP, from the exons atGGCTTTTACGATGCCAACTTTTTCTGATTCTTGTCAGCAAAGTAATGCAAATACgcaaaaagataaaaatttaacTAGTCTGAGTACATTACCATTGAAAGAGGTCCGTGTAGATCTAGAACATATAAACATTCCTAACAAATATACACCAAAGCCAGCTAACATTAATAATACAGACAAG cAAACCAATGATGCCAAACAACAAGCAGCGTCACCTAGAAATTCAGATGCTTCTACACCACAGAGCAGTCGATCAAGTTCACCTTTGTCAGTGCAACGCACAAAATTTAATTGCAGGCGttctttgagttttgaaaagtttttatGTAGCACATCTCAGAGAAAACAACCTCCAAGCCCACTACCTTCACAGAATGACAGAGAACCTCTGACTTTGCGATCTGAGTACGAGAATACTGACAATAATGGAAATGAAAACAGGAATAGCATAGCTGATGATAATCTTTCATTATCTTTTAATGATGACAATGATAATAGAATTGCACCTAGTAATATTGACGCTGAATTAATGCCTTCTCAAAGAAATGATGAAGCCgttaataacaataatgctAATGAAACAGCAGCTAATGGAAATAACGAGAATGATGATAATGAACATGATCAAGTTACCGATGCTGATAACAATGAAGAATTAG GAATTCAACGAACATACAAAAGAACAAATGAATTTATTCTAGATTGCATTTTTTACTATGAAAATGCAAGAGAAGGTGATGCATTTCAAGAAAAGCAAAAACGTTACACAGTTACTGAAAATGGAGAG ATATACCTTGGTGAAAATATAAGCATCGATAGGACAGTATGGGAATTTATGCATGTAGAGAAGCCATCATACTTCATCGTAACTATTGCTAAGCATCTTTGGGGTGGACACTTGCGCTTAGCTAATAGAGCATTTGATCTAACTAACGGTGCAAAGAATATTCCAGGCAGATCTCCGGTGAAACtagtagaaaaaaat gttTGTATTATGactatcttaaaaaaaaacaaaaatttcactAACTCTGAACGTGCTGTGCACTTGAATCAAGCTATAGACCATATAAGATATGCTATTCGTAATTTAAGAGCagctgaaataaaaaaagcaatcGCCGAAGACAGGGAAGCTAAAATCAACcgtattaaaagaaaaaaattgaggTACAATTACCAAGGTCCGTAG
- the LOC107981706 gene encoding uncharacterized protein LOC107981706 isoform X2 yields the protein MYNSPGAQNQFHQSQRLRTRGSGRAMTFVVPAGNQNSGKGRSQLMPSIMQPHRGATFTANLPGHMMPAEFEQVAQRGYSCLSTPLSSTSEGKSMEKDGKYHVNTAAKMPKFTGNFETSTEQFHESANSKTPVSFHHNSLVLKPVNSEILKSLQRSVPTGTKPALTKTACGGLPEGHKENNVPSHEYC from the exons ATGTACAATTCACCTGGAGCACAGAATCAGTTTCATCAGAGTCAGAGGTTGCGGACAAGAGGTTCTGGACGGGCTATGACATTCGTGGTGCCTGCAGGAAACCAGAACTCAGGGAAAGGGCGTAGTCAATTAATGCCATCAATAATGCAGCCGCATCGTGGAGCCACATTTACAGCGAATCTCCCTGGACACATGATGCCTGCAGAGTTTGAACAAGTTGCACAAAGAGGTTATAGTTGTCTGTCCACACCGTTGTCATCTACATCAGAAG GTAAATCAATGGAGAAAGATGGGAAATACCATGTAAATACTGCAGCCAAAATGCCTAAATTCACAGGAAATTTTGAAACCAGCACTGAGCAATTTCATGAATCTGCAAATTCTAAAACACCTGTTTCATTTCATCACA ATTCGCTTGTTTTGAAACCAGTTAATTCTGAAATTCTAAAATCTCTCCAAAGATCTGTTCCGACAGGAACGAAGCCTGCTCTAACAAAAACTGCTTGTGGTGGACTTCCAGAAG GCCACAAGGAAAATAATGTTCCATCGCATGAATACTGTTAA
- the LOC107981706 gene encoding uncharacterized protein LOC107981706 isoform X1 — protein MYNSPGAQNQFHQSQRLRTRGSGRAMTFVVPAGNQNSGKGRSQLMPSIMQPHRGATFTANLPGHMMPAEFEQVAQRGYSCLSTPLSSTSEGLPKNTTSRTNVKRKSMEKDGKYHVNTAAKMPKFTGNFETSTEQFHESANSKTPVSFHHNSLVLKPVNSEILKSLQRSVPTGTKPALTKTACGGLPEGHKENNVPSHEYC, from the exons ATGTACAATTCACCTGGAGCACAGAATCAGTTTCATCAGAGTCAGAGGTTGCGGACAAGAGGTTCTGGACGGGCTATGACATTCGTGGTGCCTGCAGGAAACCAGAACTCAGGGAAAGGGCGTAGTCAATTAATGCCATCAATAATGCAGCCGCATCGTGGAGCCACATTTACAGCGAATCTCCCTGGACACATGATGCCTGCAGAGTTTGAACAAGTTGCACAAAGAGGTTATAGTTGTCTGTCCACACCGTTGTCATCTACATCAGAAGGTTTACCAAAAAACACTACTAGTAGGACTAACGTAAAAC GTAAATCAATGGAGAAAGATGGGAAATACCATGTAAATACTGCAGCCAAAATGCCTAAATTCACAGGAAATTTTGAAACCAGCACTGAGCAATTTCATGAATCTGCAAATTCTAAAACACCTGTTTCATTTCATCACA ATTCGCTTGTTTTGAAACCAGTTAATTCTGAAATTCTAAAATCTCTCCAAAGATCTGTTCCGACAGGAACGAAGCCTGCTCTAACAAAAACTGCTTGTGGTGGACTTCCAGAAG GCCACAAGGAAAATAATGTTCCATCGCATGAATACTGTTAA
- the LOC116417790 gene encoding uncharacterized protein LOC116417790, producing MEDLHKALRWKDTYENAGHKSFLRGKSTHNQRIERFWRQFRQRLCDFYINFFKVMKTENLLNMSNKFDIECLRYCFGPLIEGEISFVIKEWNEHKIRKQNSRDILGGIPNELYYWPEKYRAHDYKRPVKEECLQSLLNDYTKIPIIYSNFIEEIVNLILPKPVSNPCTVEDAYHLYIKIKNIVENYII from the coding sequence ATGGAAGATCTTCACAAAGCTCTGCGTTGGAAGGACACGTATGAGAATGCAGGccataaaagttttttaaggggtaaaagcACTCACAACCAACGCATAGAAAGATTTTGGAGACAGTTTCGCCAAAGACTTTGTGAtttttacattaatttttttaaagtaatgaaaactgaaaacttgcTGAATATGTcaaataaatttgatattGAGTGCTTGAGGTATTGCTTTGGTCCGCTGATTGAAGGTGAAATCTCATTTGTGATAAAAGAATGGAACGAACATAAGATCAGGAAGCAAAATTCAAGGGATATTCTTGGAGGAATACCAAATGAACTATATTATTGGCCAGAGAAATATCGTGCACATGACTACAAACGACCTGTAAAAGAAGAATGCCTTCAATCACTTTTGAATGATTACACAAAGATTCCAATTATTTATAGTAACTTTATAGAAGAAATAGTGAATTTGATTCTTCCAAAACCAGTATCCAATCCATGTACAGTTGAAGATGCTTATCACCTTTACATTAAAATCAAGAATATTGTTGAAAACTACATCATCTGA
- the LOC116418280 gene encoding uncharacterized protein LOC116418280: protein MPPTESPEERAARLESELSAANALLSRLGSGCVEAYRAPNLPPFIRADPNMWFTQVDASFRHSNITVEGTKADYVIQSLDREAMSVIIDIAAKEPQPADVYTKIKKRLIASSAESKLRQLLKGQVLNDGKPSLILSRLRHLDEGIDDLNQLATLADKIVVKTQSEARMAAVLKKVDSPSISSELKRLADLFSTVTVRLDKLESSVQAVKAHSNSNNGGNRGREPHILQEVVFRICKVVVKKLSEPFLAETSGDGSLDSKRLTLRDLKPGRRFLIDSGAEISVLPACSKVSSKPSSRKLYAANDTTIDTFGETFLLLELGLNRPITWNFVIASVPHAIIGADILFHYGLTVDIRNRRLVDSVTSLSSVGVIKMVPCVGIHSVASSSKCAQLLAQFPKITGSVPHDPQFKPDIVHHIYTTGPPVSERPRRLSAEKLRAAKAQFKAWQDAGICRPGSGPYASQLHMALKKDGSYRPCGVYCALNAQTIPDKYPTAHLYDCTSELHGKKIFSSLDLLRAFNQIPIATEDIEKTAIITPFGLFEFMYMTFGLRNASQTFQRYINRALGDLKFVFIYIDDILIASESVEEHYQHLRLVFERLNKFCLRINVDKCIFAVEELVFLGYYINSQGIRPTQEKVKAVVDFPKPGTVVELRRFLGMVNFYHRKLPHAAEAQVPLNAYFRDSRKNDKRPIEWTAETSKAVEQIKSDFANASLFVHPRCGAELRLVTDASDVAMGAVLEQKSLSNICEPLAFFSQKFTPAQQLYSTYDRELTAMFEAVKYFTYIVEGCDFAILTDHKPLIYAFIQNNEKAPPRRLRQLGYISQFTTRIEHVKGSDNVVTDALSRIESIRFPLEFDLADLAAKQEADEQLKEIRESPNYPLTLKRLQLGPDHTVIHCELTGESLRPYIPDSMRRSVFEFFHNTAHPGPKVTDRLIRQRYVWPNMHREIAVWSKNCLACQQSKISRHIKTYPEHFVAPDGRFDHVHIDIVGPLPVRDGYQYLLTIIDRFSRWVEAVPLQETSAQTVARAFFDTWVSRFGAPKVITSDQGAQFESRLFTALLSLIGCVRIRTTAYHPAANGMIERWHRTLKAALMCHQNDDWLRTLSTVLLGLRCHVRSDTEASPAEFLYGTTLRLPGEFFIPEDVAPDPHIFLEEYREHMRLVRPIPVAHHYKKRIFYFKDLHTCTHVHLRNMAKRSLERPYSGPHKSEYELDEELEVRGFGLRGSAKVRRNRLLRAYISEANPTLDGVPWYEWDIEGERVAISYEEIERRILGEIPPKKGKKRRVNNDNQYGSGDYDVVECSHLTGWSGPADCYGGVIRTTDYLRSNWTLDIASDSSTAWLPV, encoded by the exons ATGCCTCCTACCGAATCTCCGGAAGAGCGTGCCGCGCGTCTTGAGAGCGAGCTTTCTGCTGCCAATGCGTTATTATCACGTTTGGGTTCCGGGTGCGTCGAGGCATATCGTGCCCCTAACCTGCCCCCCTTCATCAGGGCTGATCCAAATATGTGGTTCACGCAGGTGGATGCTTCGTTCCGTCACTCCAACATTACGGTTGAAGGTACCAAGGCGGATTACGTCATTCAATCTCTCGATCGCGAGGCCATGTCAGTCATTATTGACATTGCGGCCAAAGAGCCTCAGCCTGCAGATGTTTATACGAAGATCAAAAAGAGGCTCATCGCGTCTTCTGCAGAGAGTAAGCTTCGCCAACTCCTTAAAGGGCAGGTACTCAATGATGGCAAGCCTTCGTTAATTTTGAGCAGGCTCAGGCACCTCGATGAAG GTATTGATGATCTCAACCAGCTTGCCACCTTGGCTGATAAGATTGTTGTAAAAACTCAGTCAGAGGCTCGTATGGCAGCAGTTTTAAAAAAGGTTGATTCTCCCAGTATTTCCTCTGAGCTCAAACGCTTGGCCGATTTATTCAGCACAGTTACGGTTAGGCTTGACAAGCTTGAAAGCTCGGTCCAAGCTGTGAAAGCTCATTCCAATTCTAATAATGGTGGTAACAGAGGCAG AGAACCCCACATCCTGCAGGAAGTGGTGTTCAGAATATGCAAAGTGGTCGTCAAAAAACTAAGTGAACCCTTCCTTGCTGAGACGTCAGGGGACGGTTCCTTAGATTCGAAACGTCTCACCCTCAGAGACCTAAAACCAGGTCGTAGATTCCTCATAGATTCAGGTGCAGAAATCTCTGTTCTCCCAGCTTGTTCCAAGGTCAGTTCGAAACCCTCTTCGCGCAAGCTTTATGCGGCCAACGACACAACCATTGACACGTTTGGTGAAACGTTCCTGCTGTTAGAATTGGGCTTGAATCGTCCCATAACGTGGAATTTTGTCATTGCGTCCGTGCCTCACGCGATTATAGGGGCAgacattttatttcattacgGGTTAACTGTAGACATTCGTAACCGTCGTCTCGTTGACTCGGTCACGTCACTATCATCCGTAGGCGTAATCAAAATGGTTCCATGTGTCGGAATCCATTCAGTAGCTTCTAGCTCCAAATGTGCTCAACTTTTAGCCCAGTTTCCTAAAATAACAGGCTCAGTTCCACACGATCCTCAGTTCAAACCGGACATCGTTCATCACATCTACACCACGGGTCCGCCTGTCTCTGAGCGTCCACGTCGACTTTCCGCGGAAAAGCTCAGAGCAGCCAAAGCTCAATTCAAAGCCTGGCAAGACGCCGGCATCTGTAGGCCTGGCAGCGGTCCGTACGCTAGCCAGTTACACATGGCCTTGAAAAAAGATGGGTCTTATCGTCCTTGTGGTGTGTACTGTGCTCTAAACGCACAGACCATCCCTGACAAATACCCTACAGCGCACTTATACGACTGTACCAGTGAACTGCatggaaaaaaaatcttttcttctttaGATCTCTTAAGAGCTTTCAATCAGATTCCCATCGCTACCGAAGACATTGAAAAAACGGCAATAATCACTCCCTTCGGTTTATTTGAATTTATGTACATGACCTTTGGTTTGCGCAACGCTAGCCAAACCTTCCAAAGGTACATCAACAGAGCCTTAGGGGActtgaaatttgtttttatttatattgacgATATTCTGATCGCCTCAGAGTCCGTTGAAGAGCACTACCAACACTTGCGTCTAGTTTTCGAGCGTTTAAATAAGTTCTGTTTGCGCATCAACGTAGATAAATGTATCTTTGCTGTAGAGGAACTCGTCTTCTTGGGATATTACATCAACTCGCAGGGCATTCGTCCAACTCAGGAGAAGGTCAAGGCAGTGGTAGATTTTCCCAAGCCCGGCACTGTAGTGGAGTTGCGCCGCTTTCTCGGCATGGTGAACTTTTATCACCGCAAACTCCCTCATGCCGCGGAGGCTCAGGTTCCTCTGAACGCATACTTTCGGGACTCTCGTAAAAATGACAAACGTCCAATCGAATGGACTGCAGAGACTAGCAAAGCCGTCGAGCAAATCAAATCAGATTTCGCCAATGCTTCTCTGTTCGTACATCCTCGCTGCGGCGCAGAACTCCGCCTTGTAACGGATGCGTCCGACGTAGCGATGGGTGCCGTTTTAGAACAGAAATCACTATCGAACATCTGCGAACCTTTAGCTTTTTTCTCACAAAAGTTCACCCCAGCTCAACAATTGTACAGTACCTATGACAGAGAACTCACTGCAATGTTCGAGGCAGTGAAGTATTTCACATACATAGTTGAGGGCTGTGACTTCGCGATTCTTACCGATCACAAGCCACTCATTTACGCTTTCATTCAAAACAATGAGAAAGCTCCTCCGCGTCGTTTGCGTCAGTTAGGATACATTTCTCAGTTCACTACCCGTATCGAACACGTCAAAGGTTCGGACAATGTGGTGACGGATGCTCTTTCTAGAATAGAGTCTATTCGTTTTCCCCTAGAGTTCGACCTGGCCGATCTAGCAGCCAAACAGGAAGCGGACGAACAGCTAAAAGAGATTCGTGAGTCTCCGAACTACCCTCTTACTCTTAAGCGTCTTCAGCTGGGTCCAGACCACACAGTCATTCATTGCGAGTTGACTGGCGAAAGCTTGCGTCCGTACATACCTGATTCTATGCGCAGATCAGTGTTCGAGTTCTTTCACAACACCGCTCATCCCGGTCCCAAGGTCACCGATCGTCTTATTCGACAACGTTACGTATGGCCAAACATGCATCGCGAGATTGCTGTATGGAGCAAAAATTGTCTTGCCTGTCAGCAATCTAAGATCTCCAGGCATATTAAAACATATCCCGAGCATTTTGTAGCTCCGGATGGTCGCTTTGACCATGTTCACATCGATATCGTAGGGCCTTTACCGGTGCGTGACGGTTACCAATATTTGCTTACTATAATAGATCGTTTCTCGAGATGGGTGGAAGCAGTTCCCCTTCAGGAAACCTCTGCCCAGACTGTAGCTCGCGCGTTTTTTGATACATGGGTGTCGCGCTTTGGCGCACCCAAGGTCATCACCTCGGACCAAGGGGCTCAATTTGAGTCTAGACTTTTTACAGCTTTGCTGTCCTTAATTGGGTGTGTACGCATTCGCACCACGGCATACCACCCTGCCGCTAACGGCATGATCGAACGGTGGCATCGCACATTAAAGGCTGCGTTGATGTGTCACCAGAACGACGATTGGCTGAGGACTCTGTCCACCGTACTTTTAGGGCTGCGTTGCCACGTCAGATCAGATACCGAAGCGTCTCCGGCCGAATTTTTGTATGGCACCACGCTACGCTTACCCGGCGAATTTTTCATCCCGGAAGACGTCGCGCCCGATCCGCACATATTCTTAGAGGAGTACCGTGAGCACATGCGTCTGGTGCGTCCcataccagtggcacaccacTACAAGAAACGCATCTTTTACTTCAAAGATCTGCACACTTGTACCCATGTTCACTTGCGGAACATGGCCAAAAGATCTCTTGAGCGACCGTACTCAGGCCCTCACAAG TCAGAGTACGAACTCGATGAAGAGCTCGAGGTCAGAGGTTTTGGCTTGCGTGGCTCTGCTAAGGTTCGTCGCAATCGATTATTACGCGCGTATATTTCGGAAGCCAACCCGACTTTGGACGGAGTGCCGTGGTATGAGTGGGATATCGAAGGCGAGAGAGTTGCGATATCCTACGAGGAAATAGAGCGGCGTATTTTGGGAGAAATTCCACCAAAGAAGGGAAAGAAGAGAAGGGTAAACAATGACAACCAG TACGGCAGTGGCGACTACGACGTCGTCGAGTGTAGTCACCTCACGGGCTGGAGCGGCCCTGCTGACTGCTACGGCGGCGTTATCAGGACGACCGATTACCTCCGCAGTAATTGGACACTTGATATCGCCTCCGACTCCAGCACCGCGTGGCTACCGGTTTGA